From Deferrisoma camini S3R1, the proteins below share one genomic window:
- a CDS encoding HD domain-containing phosphohydrolase yields the protein MAQHTLLFVDDEENILKALTRLFHRTDHEVLTARSGREALEILADRPVSLILSDQRMPGMTGTELLARAREIRPEAVRIILTGYADVAAAMEAINDGRVYRFLPKPWDDQALLDVVAEALAELDLKREHAALQEQVRRQNEELRELNATLERRVRERTNELQMALKMSEELNESLRKQNLATIKAFASLLDLRNQTLGAHCRRVAGLVPKVCARLGVRDKETVQDAIVAALLHDIGKIGLPDAVLLKEPAHLGSAEREEVRKHPVIGEGQIQVIDGLAGVARAVRHHHENVDGSGFPDGLAGDEIPVAARVIRVVDAYDRLTRGGVRKGAEERLVLEAMDRQVGRHFDGAVFNALLDVLEERRDAYDSTRERKVSLDELREGMVLSRDLRTQSGILLVPKDEPIRSSYLEKIRNFRELYPTDPYAYVYRTPPGGA from the coding sequence ATGGCCCAGCACACCCTGTTGTTCGTGGACGACGAGGAGAACATCCTCAAGGCCCTCACCCGGCTCTTCCACCGGACCGACCACGAGGTCCTCACGGCCCGAAGCGGCCGGGAGGCGCTGGAGATCCTGGCGGATCGGCCCGTGTCCCTGATCCTGTCCGACCAGCGGATGCCCGGCATGACCGGCACCGAGCTCCTGGCCCGGGCCCGGGAGATCCGGCCCGAGGCGGTGCGGATCATCCTGACCGGGTACGCCGACGTGGCCGCGGCCATGGAGGCGATCAACGACGGCCGGGTGTACCGGTTCCTACCCAAGCCCTGGGACGACCAGGCCCTGCTGGACGTGGTGGCCGAAGCCCTGGCCGAGCTGGACCTGAAGCGCGAGCACGCGGCCCTCCAGGAGCAGGTGCGCCGCCAGAACGAGGAGCTTCGGGAGCTCAACGCCACCTTGGAGCGGCGGGTGCGCGAGCGCACCAACGAGCTCCAGATGGCCCTGAAGATGTCGGAGGAGCTCAACGAGAGCCTGCGCAAACAGAACCTCGCCACCATCAAGGCGTTCGCGAGCCTCCTGGACCTGCGCAACCAGACCCTGGGGGCCCACTGCCGGCGGGTGGCCGGGCTGGTGCCCAAGGTGTGCGCCAGGCTCGGGGTGAGGGACAAGGAAACCGTGCAGGACGCCATCGTGGCCGCGCTGCTCCACGACATCGGAAAGATCGGTCTGCCCGACGCGGTGCTCCTGAAGGAGCCGGCCCATCTGGGCTCGGCCGAGCGGGAGGAGGTGCGCAAGCACCCGGTCATCGGCGAGGGACAGATCCAGGTGATCGACGGGCTGGCGGGGGTGGCCCGGGCGGTGCGTCACCACCACGAGAACGTGGACGGCTCGGGGTTTCCGGACGGCCTGGCGGGCGACGAGATCCCGGTGGCCGCCCGCGTGATCCGGGTGGTCGACGCCTACGACCGTTTGACCCGCGGGGGGGTGCGCAAGGGCGCCGAGGAGCGGTTGGTGCTGGAGGCCATGGACCGCCAGGTGGGCCGGCATTTCGACGGGGCCGTGTTCAACGCCCTGCTCGACGTGCTCGAGGAACGCCGCGACGCCTACGACTCCACCCGGGAGCGCAAGGTGTCCCTGGACGAGCTGCGGGAAGGGATGGTTCTGTCCCGGGACCTGCGCACCCAGAGCGGAATCCTCCTGGTGCCCAAGGACGAGCCGATCCGGTCGTCGTACCTCGAGAAGATCCGCAACTTCCGTGAGCTCTATCCCACGGACCCCTACGCGTACGTGTACCGTACCCCCCCGGGCGGGGCCTGA
- a CDS encoding response regulator, whose product MTCEADRPRILFVDDEENVLRALRRLFRREPWTLGFARSGAEALEVFERDGPYDVVVSDQRMPGMTGVELLRRLRAVRPQCVRIVLSGHTDVNAVIEAVNEGAIYKFLTKPWDDEVLRTSVAEAAEGVALRRQNEVLRARVEAQNAELAAINRCLELTIREGLEARSAGLACALLEMAPAALVAVGADGTVALANRAARERLGDGARLGAPWRAPDGVRVAASAEVEAPGWQGTVFLIGEA is encoded by the coding sequence ATGACGTGTGAGGCCGACCGACCCCGTATCCTGTTCGTGGACGACGAGGAGAACGTGCTCCGGGCGTTGCGCCGCCTGTTCCGCAGGGAGCCGTGGACCTTGGGGTTCGCCCGCTCGGGGGCCGAGGCCCTGGAGGTGTTCGAGCGTGACGGCCCCTACGACGTGGTGGTCTCCGACCAGCGGATGCCGGGGATGACGGGGGTGGAGCTCCTCCGGCGGCTGCGAGCCGTGCGGCCCCAGTGCGTACGGATCGTGCTCTCCGGCCACACGGACGTGAACGCCGTGATCGAGGCGGTCAACGAGGGGGCGATCTACAAGTTCCTGACCAAGCCCTGGGACGACGAGGTGCTGCGGACCTCCGTGGCCGAGGCGGCCGAAGGGGTGGCTCTGCGGCGCCAGAACGAGGTGCTCCGGGCGCGGGTCGAGGCCCAGAACGCCGAGCTCGCGGCCATCAACCGGTGCCTGGAGCTGACGATCCGCGAGGGGCTCGAGGCCCGCAGCGCCGGGCTGGCCTGCGCCCTCTTGGAGATGGCGCCGGCGGCCCTTGTGGCGGTGGGGGCCGACGGCACCGTTGCCCTGGCCAACCGCGCGGCGCGGGAGCGCTTGGGCGATGGGGCCCGGCTGGGAGCCCCGTGGCGGGCCCCCGACGGGGTCCGGGTGGCGGCGTCCGCCGAGGTGGAGGCCCCGGGGTGGCAGGGAACGGTGTTCCTCATCGGGGAGGCGTGA
- a CDS encoding ATP-binding protein encodes MASQNVPNSGRDPTVLVVDDEPSIVTICRGFLEPAGYRVVGAGSAAEARRLLEAEPVDVVVCDHAMPETTGVDLLAEVRDRWPGVVRILYTGVVDPRIAEEATTRAEVFRFLVKPFPAPVLRNAVDQALAYRRLVQENEAFRNELERMVQDQSRELARTSAFLESLLDALPAGVLAVDAEGTVTRANRTAATILGMEQDRLVGARAEEVGVPCRGSGCAIAEGGGARCRNRELEVRDRWGLRRQLLWSCEEVRIDDGGSGCVASFIDVTEKKDLEIRVFQAKQEIEAVFDSITDPTAVVGRGGRISRANRAFSHMVKRPFEDLLGHVLAEVGAPGAPDRVGALVEEVFATGEPAQAEYHDRAGAIFQIRLFPIFKRGRVEQVVIRYQDITAERELEHRLAQSEKMASVGQLAAGIAHEINNPVGFILSNLNRLAEYASDLDRFGRCSSELAASALDGRMDPREAWEAYLRARQEADLDFLLEDVTEIVTDCREGAERIRKIVTDLKTFSHPGGDDWEYADLNRCLESTLNIAWNELKYDCDVEREFGDLPQVLCRPQQLNQVFLNLLVNAAHAVKEKGQGRGRVRVATRQEGDRVVVEVSDTGVGIPPEHLRKIFDPFFTTKPVGKGTGLGLHLAAGIVRAHGGEIQVESTPGEGSTFRVVLPLMPPGAEERGGRDDV; translated from the coding sequence ATGGCATCCCAGAACGTTCCGAACTCCGGCCGGGACCCCACGGTCCTGGTCGTCGACGACGAGCCGAGCATCGTAACGATCTGCCGGGGGTTCCTGGAGCCCGCGGGCTATCGGGTGGTCGGCGCGGGAAGCGCGGCCGAGGCCCGCCGGCTGCTCGAGGCCGAGCCCGTGGACGTGGTCGTGTGCGACCACGCCATGCCCGAGACCACGGGCGTGGACCTGCTGGCCGAGGTCCGGGACCGTTGGCCCGGGGTGGTGCGGATCCTCTACACCGGCGTGGTGGATCCCCGGATCGCGGAGGAGGCCACCACCCGGGCCGAGGTGTTCCGGTTCCTGGTCAAACCGTTCCCCGCCCCGGTTCTGCGCAACGCGGTGGACCAGGCCCTGGCCTACCGGCGGCTGGTCCAGGAGAACGAGGCGTTCCGGAACGAGCTGGAACGGATGGTGCAGGACCAGTCCCGTGAGCTCGCGCGCACCAGCGCGTTCCTGGAGAGCCTGCTCGACGCCCTGCCGGCCGGGGTGCTGGCCGTGGACGCCGAGGGGACCGTCACCCGGGCCAACCGCACGGCGGCGACGATCCTAGGGATGGAGCAGGACCGACTGGTGGGCGCCCGCGCCGAGGAGGTGGGGGTGCCCTGTCGGGGCAGCGGCTGCGCGATCGCCGAGGGAGGGGGGGCCCGGTGCCGGAACCGGGAGCTCGAGGTGCGCGACCGGTGGGGGCTCCGGCGTCAGCTCCTGTGGTCATGCGAGGAGGTCCGGATCGACGATGGAGGGTCCGGGTGCGTGGCCTCGTTCATCGACGTCACCGAGAAGAAGGACCTGGAGATCCGGGTGTTCCAGGCCAAGCAGGAGATCGAGGCGGTGTTCGACTCGATCACCGATCCCACGGCCGTGGTGGGGCGTGGCGGCCGGATCTCCCGCGCCAACCGGGCCTTCTCCCACATGGTCAAGCGGCCGTTCGAGGACCTGCTGGGCCACGTCCTGGCCGAGGTGGGCGCGCCCGGGGCCCCGGACCGGGTGGGGGCCCTGGTGGAGGAGGTGTTCGCAACGGGCGAGCCGGCCCAGGCCGAGTACCACGACCGGGCGGGCGCCATCTTCCAGATCCGGCTGTTTCCCATTTTCAAGCGGGGCCGGGTGGAGCAGGTGGTGATCCGGTACCAGGACATCACGGCCGAGCGGGAGCTGGAACACCGGCTGGCCCAGAGCGAAAAGATGGCGAGCGTGGGCCAGCTGGCCGCGGGCATCGCCCACGAGATCAACAACCCGGTGGGCTTCATCCTCTCCAACCTGAACCGGCTGGCCGAGTACGCCTCCGATCTGGACCGGTTCGGCCGCTGCTCCTCCGAGCTGGCCGCTTCGGCCCTGGACGGCCGGATGGATCCCCGGGAGGCGTGGGAGGCCTACCTGCGGGCCCGGCAGGAGGCCGACCTGGACTTCCTGTTGGAGGATGTGACCGAGATCGTGACCGACTGCCGGGAGGGGGCGGAGCGGATTCGCAAGATCGTGACCGACCTCAAGACGTTCAGCCATCCTGGTGGGGACGACTGGGAGTACGCCGACCTCAACCGGTGCCTGGAGAGCACCCTCAACATCGCCTGGAACGAGCTCAAGTACGACTGCGACGTGGAGCGGGAGTTCGGGGACCTGCCCCAGGTGCTGTGCCGGCCCCAGCAGCTCAATCAGGTGTTCCTGAACCTCCTGGTGAACGCGGCCCACGCCGTGAAGGAGAAGGGGCAGGGCCGCGGCAGGGTCCGGGTGGCGACCCGGCAGGAGGGCGACCGGGTCGTGGTGGAGGTCTCGGACACCGGGGTGGGCATCCCCCCCGAGCACCTGAGGAAGATCTTCGACCCGTTCTTCACCACCAAGCCGGTGGGCAAGGGCACCGGCCTTGGGCTGCACCTGGCCGCGGGCATCGTCCGCGCCCACGGCGGGGAGATCCAGGTGGAGAGCACCCCGGGCGAGGGCAGCACGTTCCGGGTGGTGCTGCCCCTGATGCCGCCCGGGGCCGAGGAGCGAGGGGGACGCGATGACGTGTGA
- a CDS encoding tetratricopeptide repeat protein, with protein sequence MTDIPLDDFEKRLERLVGGRVRGREPDALDRALSAFYRGAYRRCLDALARAEPGPRVSALREAASALLAGRPQLGVRPCFEALRQGASGPDLYAVLVTLLLAAGDRARAHRVLREGLRRAPGHPVLRRQMEAMGVRKPPVVGFLPRSHPVNRWLGRVRHRYRGANA encoded by the coding sequence ATGACCGACATCCCCCTGGACGATTTCGAGAAGAGGCTGGAGCGGTTGGTGGGCGGCAGGGTCCGGGGGAGGGAGCCGGACGCCCTGGACCGGGCCCTGTCGGCGTTCTACCGGGGCGCCTACCGCCGTTGCCTGGACGCCCTGGCCCGGGCGGAGCCCGGCCCCCGGGTCTCGGCGCTTCGGGAGGCCGCCTCGGCCCTGCTGGCCGGACGGCCCCAGCTCGGGGTGCGTCCCTGCTTCGAGGCCCTGCGGCAGGGCGCCTCAGGGCCGGATCTGTACGCCGTGCTGGTGACCCTGCTCCTGGCCGCGGGGGACCGGGCCCGGGCCCACCGGGTGCTCCGGGAGGGCCTGCGCCGGGCCCCGGGCCATCCGGTGCTGCGGCGACAGATGGAGGCGATGGGGGTGCGAAAGCCCCCGGTCGTTGGGTTCCTGCCCCGGTCCCACCCCGTCAACCGTTGGCTGGGCCGGGTGCGGCACCGGTACCGGGGCGCGAACGCCTGA
- a CDS encoding creatininase family protein: protein MRVDRMTMTEFEQAVRTVRVALVPFGSVEEHGRHLPLCTDTLQVWQVALEAARRVPFLVCPPVHYGYCRSTRDHPGTLSIRPSTLRRIAFDLVESLHRQGVRGVILASGHAGGIHMAALEEAAEALADAFPDLELAVVCEYRWAQEAGRGGVVSTADDGHAGEIETSRVQALAPDLVKGLSPEEYPRFEKPFVARDKRAQWPGGVWGNPAAASPEKGRALFEASVERLVGLVTQMRGRVA, encoded by the coding sequence ATGCGCGTGGACCGGATGACCATGACCGAGTTCGAGCAGGCGGTACGCACGGTCCGGGTGGCCCTGGTGCCGTTCGGGAGCGTGGAGGAGCACGGCCGGCACCTCCCCCTGTGCACCGACACGCTGCAGGTGTGGCAGGTGGCCCTGGAGGCGGCCCGCAGGGTGCCGTTCCTTGTGTGCCCGCCGGTGCACTACGGGTACTGCCGCAGCACCCGGGATCACCCGGGGACCCTGTCGATCCGCCCCTCCACCCTGCGCCGGATCGCCTTCGACCTGGTCGAAAGCCTTCACCGTCAGGGGGTGCGGGGGGTGATCCTGGCCTCGGGCCACGCCGGCGGGATCCACATGGCGGCCCTGGAGGAGGCAGCCGAGGCCCTGGCCGACGCCTTCCCCGACCTGGAGCTGGCCGTGGTGTGCGAGTACCGGTGGGCCCAGGAGGCCGGGCGGGGCGGGGTGGTGTCCACGGCCGACGACGGCCACGCCGGCGAGATCGAGACGAGCCGCGTCCAGGCCCTGGCTCCCGACCTGGTGAAGGGCCTCTCCCCCGAGGAGTACCCTCGGTTCGAGAAGCCCTTCGTGGCCCGGGACAAGAGGGCCCAGTGGCCCGGCGGGGTGTGGGGGAACCCGGCCGCGGCCAGCCCGGAGAAAGGCCGGGCCCTCTTCGAGGCGTCGGTCGAGCGGCTGGTGGGGCTGGTCACCCAGATGCGGGGCCGCGTGGCCTAG
- a CDS encoding GAF domain-containing protein has protein sequence MIFRRSRSWWVWGGVVLVLAVAAGVGTFFWKRATELEGYEARVRARLASVADARKASLLAWLAERRADAQVLAWDPDLVNLCVAETCPKGASLAHPRLHLTNLRLFGGVLGAYLFTPQGDLLLDGEGSAPPYPAVPPAVRRVAREHRVLVHDLHFGPAGEPMIGVLAPVFRRADPADRPADAPVLGVVGVYLEARSTLFPLLRTAPDSTEVEVYLVRRRPKGGAGAEVIRPGPGDPVRYTEARPGSVVEAALESREMEGSFLGPGGHRVIAAVRWISEAGWGLVVASDRDAALAPWRRTARWEAAVAGLAVLCVGLAWLGAWWAWAGRRHRHLLEEVRTSEERLQALARGSEDAVFLKDTEGRYEMVNPVGARLLGVSPEAAVGRRPRDFLPPESAAMVEAHDREVLRTGRPLQGEEVFPVGGEDRVFLASRIPIRDASGVIRGVAGVLRDITERKRWETELARRAQRLDGLYRLASQLTLAQNEEDVLHAVSEGALDAFGATAATLYRLDEARDQLFLAAGKNLPLAFRNRFGRIPRDHGVTGRVLEAETVLVVEDYPAHPAAVPEAADLLGVGAAAAVPLRAEGRTLGVLTLVFPAGRTFSGDDREALETLGHMAGVALERVAALEAFRAEARVRRRAEERLRRLHEATAAVTGPELFRAVVAALAREFGARAALLSRVNLNEGTGEPLAAVVGGAPVDRPAFTLTDTPCGEVAARNDLVVFEQGLREAFPDSEFFREHGLEAYAGFPVTDSGGRVIGIVCVFHDRPLKVGEAERELLALYARRVGGELERLRTETRLAETRRALSTLIDNLPGAAYRCACVPSRAPVEFLSPGATRVFGGSDPVALGDPSRGLAEPVVPEDRPRVWREIVAAVARGEPYEVEYRVQDASGGLRWVLDVGRAVEGSAGRRLEGILFDVTERRALEAQLTYSQRMEALGRLAGGVAHDFNNLLTAVSGYAEMVGRRVRGDGKGERAAREILKAVDRAAELTRQLLTFSRRQKVEPRVLRLNEALRDLTGMLERLLGEDVRLHLELGSGVGTVRADPGQLEQVVLNLVVNARDAMPRGGDLWVRTLRGVDGGRPVAVIEVEDTGTGIDPGVVEHIFEPFFTTKGEEKGTGLGLATVYGIVSQAGGRIDVVSRPGEGSLFRVLWPSADAPAAESPAEAPETVTAGAGRTVALVEDDPAVRDLAAECLRDLGYRVLAFASGEEAEKGLAGETRLDLLVTDVVMPGMRGPELLARLRERWPGLPAVLVSGHAGDQVDDLEMEGTLFLHKPFRLADLEAAASRALGHGIGEARGG, from the coding sequence TTGATCTTTCGACGGTCTCGGTCGTGGTGGGTGTGGGGGGGCGTCGTCCTGGTGCTGGCGGTGGCGGCCGGGGTGGGGACGTTTTTCTGGAAACGGGCCACCGAGCTCGAGGGGTACGAGGCCAGGGTCCGGGCCCGACTGGCCTCGGTGGCCGACGCCCGGAAGGCCTCGCTGCTGGCATGGCTGGCCGAGCGCCGGGCCGACGCCCAGGTGCTGGCCTGGGACCCCGACCTGGTGAACCTGTGCGTCGCGGAGACCTGCCCCAAGGGGGCGTCCCTGGCCCATCCGCGCCTCCACCTCACCAACCTGCGCCTGTTCGGGGGGGTGCTCGGCGCCTACCTGTTCACGCCGCAGGGGGATCTGCTGCTGGACGGGGAGGGCAGTGCGCCCCCCTACCCGGCGGTGCCGCCGGCGGTGCGCCGGGTGGCCCGAGAGCATCGGGTGCTGGTGCACGACCTCCATTTCGGCCCGGCCGGCGAGCCCATGATCGGCGTCCTGGCCCCGGTGTTCCGGCGGGCCGACCCGGCCGATCGGCCTGCCGACGCCCCCGTTCTGGGGGTGGTGGGGGTGTATCTGGAAGCCCGCTCCACCCTGTTTCCCCTCCTGAGGACCGCGCCCGACTCGACCGAGGTCGAGGTGTACCTGGTGCGGCGCCGCCCAAAGGGCGGCGCCGGGGCCGAGGTGATCCGGCCCGGGCCGGGGGACCCGGTGCGCTACACCGAGGCCCGGCCCGGCTCGGTGGTGGAGGCGGCCCTGGAGAGCCGGGAGATGGAGGGCTCGTTCCTGGGGCCGGGCGGCCATCGGGTGATCGCGGCGGTGCGGTGGATCTCCGAGGCCGGCTGGGGCCTCGTGGTGGCCAGCGATCGCGACGCAGCCCTGGCGCCCTGGCGGCGGACCGCCCGGTGGGAGGCGGCCGTGGCCGGTCTGGCGGTGCTGTGCGTGGGGCTGGCCTGGCTCGGGGCGTGGTGGGCCTGGGCCGGCCGGCGTCACAGGCATCTGTTGGAGGAGGTCCGCACCTCGGAGGAGCGGCTCCAGGCCCTGGCCAGGGGCTCGGAGGATGCGGTGTTCCTGAAGGACACCGAGGGCCGGTACGAGATGGTGAACCCCGTGGGCGCGCGCCTGCTGGGGGTGTCGCCCGAGGCCGCGGTGGGCCGGAGGCCCCGGGACTTCCTCCCCCCCGAGTCCGCGGCCATGGTGGAGGCCCACGACCGCGAGGTCCTGCGCACGGGCCGGCCGCTCCAGGGGGAGGAGGTCTTCCCCGTGGGCGGGGAGGACCGGGTGTTTTTGGCGTCCCGGATTCCGATCCGGGACGCGTCCGGGGTCATCCGGGGGGTGGCCGGGGTGCTCCGGGACATCACCGAGCGCAAGCGCTGGGAGACCGAGCTGGCCCGCCGGGCGCAACGGCTGGACGGGCTGTACCGGCTGGCCAGCCAGCTCACCCTGGCCCAGAACGAGGAAGACGTCCTCCACGCCGTGAGCGAGGGGGCGTTGGACGCGTTCGGCGCCACGGCCGCGACCCTGTACCGCCTCGACGAGGCCCGGGACCAGCTGTTCCTGGCCGCCGGCAAGAACCTGCCCCTGGCGTTCCGGAACCGGTTCGGCCGGATCCCCAGGGACCACGGGGTGACCGGTCGGGTGCTCGAGGCCGAGACCGTGCTCGTGGTGGAGGACTACCCCGCCCACCCGGCGGCCGTGCCCGAGGCGGCGGACCTGCTCGGGGTCGGCGCGGCCGCTGCGGTGCCGTTGCGGGCCGAGGGACGCACCCTGGGGGTTCTGACCCTGGTGTTTCCCGCCGGCCGCACCTTCTCGGGAGACGATCGGGAGGCGCTGGAGACCCTGGGGCATATGGCCGGGGTGGCCCTGGAGCGGGTGGCCGCGCTCGAGGCGTTTCGGGCCGAGGCCCGGGTGCGGCGCCGGGCCGAGGAGCGGTTGCGCCGGCTCCACGAGGCCACGGCCGCGGTCACCGGTCCGGAGCTGTTCCGGGCCGTCGTCGCGGCCCTGGCCCGCGAGTTCGGGGCCCGGGCCGCGCTGTTGAGCCGGGTGAACCTCAACGAGGGGACGGGCGAGCCCCTGGCCGCAGTGGTGGGAGGGGCGCCCGTGGACCGGCCGGCCTTCACCCTGACCGACACCCCCTGTGGAGAGGTGGCCGCCCGCAACGATCTGGTGGTGTTCGAGCAAGGGCTCCGGGAGGCGTTTCCGGACAGCGAGTTCTTTCGCGAGCACGGCCTCGAGGCCTACGCCGGGTTCCCGGTGACCGACAGCGGAGGGCGGGTGATCGGCATCGTGTGCGTGTTCCACGACCGTCCCCTGAAGGTGGGGGAGGCCGAGCGAGAGTTGCTGGCGCTGTACGCCCGCCGGGTCGGGGGAGAGCTGGAGCGGCTCCGGACCGAGACCCGCCTGGCCGAGACCCGGCGCGCCCTGAGCACCCTGATCGACAACCTTCCCGGGGCGGCCTACCGGTGCGCGTGCGTGCCCTCGCGGGCTCCCGTGGAGTTCCTGAGCCCCGGGGCGACCCGGGTGTTCGGCGGCTCCGACCCCGTCGCGCTGGGCGATCCCAGCCGGGGGTTGGCCGAACCCGTGGTGCCCGAGGACCGGCCCCGGGTGTGGCGGGAGATCGTGGCCGCGGTGGCCAGGGGCGAGCCCTACGAGGTGGAGTACCGGGTTCAGGACGCCAGTGGCGGGCTGCGTTGGGTCCTGGACGTGGGCCGGGCCGTGGAAGGGTCGGCCGGCCGGCGCCTGGAGGGCATCCTGTTCGACGTCACGGAGCGAAGGGCCCTGGAGGCCCAGCTGACCTACAGCCAGCGCATGGAGGCCCTGGGCCGGCTTGCCGGCGGGGTGGCCCACGACTTCAACAACCTGCTTACGGCGGTGTCCGGCTACGCGGAGATGGTGGGCCGCCGGGTGCGGGGCGACGGGAAGGGGGAGCGGGCCGCCCGGGAGATCCTCAAGGCGGTGGATCGGGCGGCCGAGCTGACCCGACAGCTGCTGACCTTCAGCCGGCGCCAGAAGGTGGAGCCCCGGGTCCTGCGCCTGAACGAGGCCCTGCGGGACCTGACCGGCATGCTGGAACGGCTGCTGGGCGAGGACGTGCGGCTCCACCTGGAGCTGGGATCCGGGGTCGGCACGGTCCGGGCCGACCCGGGCCAGCTGGAGCAGGTGGTGCTGAACCTGGTGGTGAACGCCCGGGACGCCATGCCACGGGGCGGCGACCTGTGGGTGCGCACCCTGCGGGGGGTCGACGGCGGCAGGCCGGTGGCCGTGATCGAGGTGGAGGACACGGGCACCGGCATCGACCCCGGGGTGGTGGAGCACATCTTCGAGCCGTTCTTCACCACCAAGGGGGAGGAGAAGGGAACCGGCCTGGGGCTGGCCACGGTCTACGGCATCGTGAGCCAGGCCGGCGGCCGGATCGACGTGGTCTCCCGCCCCGGCGAGGGCAGCCTGTTCCGGGTGCTGTGGCCCTCGGCCGATGCCCCGGCCGCCGAGTCCCCGGCCGAGGCCCCCGAGACCGTGACGGCCGGGGCCGGCCGCACCGTGGCCCTGGTGGAGGACGACCCGGCGGTGCGCGACCTGGCGGCCGAGTGCCTGCGGGACCTGGGGTACCGGGTGTTGGCCTTCGCCTCGGGGGAGGAGGCCGAGAAGGGGCTGGCCGGGGAGACCCGGTTGGACCTTCTGGTCACCGACGTGGTGATGCCGGGCATGCGCGGACCGGAGCTCCTGGCGCGCCTGCGTGAGCGGTGGCCGGGGTTGCCGGCCGTGCTGGTCTCGGGCCACGCCGGCGACCAGGTGGACGACCTGGAGATGGAGGGGACGCTGTTCCTCCACAAGCCGTTTCGCCTGGCCGACCTGGAGGCGGCGGCGAGCCGGGCGCTCGGCCACGGGATCGGGGAGGCCCGGGGCGGGTGA
- a CDS encoding P-II family nitrogen regulator: MKKIEAIIKPFKLDEVKESLSEIGVQGITVTEVKGFGRQKGHTEVYRGAEYIVDFLPKVKIEVVVPDELAWPVVEAIERSARSGKIGDGKIFVLPVAEAVRIRTGERGEDAL, from the coding sequence GTGAAGAAGATCGAGGCCATCATCAAGCCGTTCAAGCTCGACGAGGTGAAGGAGAGCCTCTCGGAGATCGGGGTCCAGGGGATCACGGTCACCGAGGTCAAGGGGTTCGGGCGGCAGAAGGGGCACACCGAGGTGTACCGGGGGGCGGAGTACATCGTGGACTTCCTGCCCAAGGTGAAGATCGAGGTCGTGGTGCCCGACGAGCTGGCTTGGCCCGTGGTGGAGGCGATCGAGCGCTCGGCCCGCAGCGGCAAGATCGGGGACGGCAAGATCTTCGTGCTGCCGGTGGCCGAGGCGGTGCGCATCCGCACGGGGGAGCGGGGGGAAGACGCCCTGTGA
- a CDS encoding ATP-binding response regulator: MKILLIDDEPSVRETLGEHLEEEGHQVRTVGGGEAGLFLLEESPADLVITDLKMPGISGLEVLRRVRERWPATEVVLITGYGTIDDAVEALREGAYDFLLKPVRLAQLDLVIRHCDERIRFARDNRELRRVVEELRKLNERREKFIAIANHELRTPTTVAAGLVSLLSARAGELPEEVRGFVSGADRALRRLKEVVEDLGDLAAAQGKGIPVRPVAEPLAAVGRAVVDLCDLYRELRSLEISVRVPDPAGGAVVLDLRKWTRAAGALIQNAVKFTPDGGRVEVGLTPDRDDLILEVADTGVGIAPEDAETIFDPFYEAGDVRHHRSSSHEFGGGGLGVGLPLARAIAAAHGGTVSYRPRPGGGSVFVLRVPRAGPVR, from the coding sequence ATGAAGATCCTGTTGATCGACGACGAGCCGTCGGTGCGCGAGACCCTCGGCGAGCACCTGGAGGAGGAGGGACATCAGGTCCGCACCGTCGGCGGGGGGGAGGCCGGCCTGTTCCTTCTGGAGGAGAGCCCGGCCGATCTGGTGATCACCGACCTCAAGATGCCCGGCATCTCCGGCCTCGAGGTGCTGCGAAGGGTGCGGGAGCGGTGGCCCGCCACCGAGGTGGTGCTGATCACCGGGTACGGCACCATCGACGACGCGGTGGAGGCCCTGAGGGAGGGCGCCTACGACTTCCTGCTGAAGCCGGTCCGCCTGGCCCAGCTCGATCTGGTGATCCGCCACTGCGACGAGCGCATCCGGTTCGCCCGGGACAACCGGGAGCTGCGGCGGGTGGTGGAGGAGCTCCGCAAGCTCAACGAGCGGCGCGAGAAGTTCATCGCCATCGCGAACCACGAGCTGCGCACCCCCACCACCGTGGCCGCGGGCCTGGTGTCGCTGCTGTCGGCCCGGGCGGGGGAGCTTCCGGAGGAGGTCCGGGGGTTCGTGAGCGGGGCCGACCGGGCCCTGCGGCGGCTCAAGGAGGTGGTGGAGGATCTGGGCGACCTGGCCGCGGCCCAGGGCAAGGGCATCCCGGTACGCCCCGTGGCCGAGCCCCTGGCCGCCGTCGGGCGGGCGGTGGTCGACCTGTGCGACCTGTACCGCGAGCTTCGGTCCCTGGAGATCTCGGTCCGGGTGCCGGACCCTGCGGGGGGAGCGGTGGTGCTGGACCTGCGGAAATGGACCCGGGCCGCCGGGGCTCTGATCCAGAACGCGGTGAAGTTCACGCCCGACGGCGGCCGCGTGGAGGTGGGGCTGACCCCCGACCGGGACGACCTGATCCTCGAGGTGGCCGACACGGGCGTGGGGATCGCCCCGGAGGATGCCGAGACGATCTTCGACCCGTTCTACGAGGCCGGGGACGTGCGCCACCACCGCAGCTCCTCCCACGAGTTCGGGGGCGGGGGGCTCGGGGTGGGGCTGCCCCTGGCCCGGGCGATCGCGGCCGCCCACGGCGGCACCGTGTCCTACCGGCCCCGGCCCGGCGGCGGCAGCGTGTTCGTGCTGAGGGTTCCCCGGGCCGGGCCGGTTCGCTGA